The window GGTGAGAGTGATGAGAATTAAAATTGAAAGGGATGATGGCATTAATCCCAAAGAATACAAAGAAGACCTGATCGATTTAGAGAATATTGTTGATAAAGTTTATGGTGACCCCAAAACCGTCGCATCTGTAAAATCTGTTGTAGATGGGCACCAATTAGCTCTCAAGTTTATGCAGTGCGATCGCGCTGGAGGTTACAACGAAATGCTCCAATGTCGAGACAATGTGCTGAAAAAGCTGTTTGTTAAATACCCTGAGTTCGCCGCCGCTGTACAGGATGCCATTGAAGGGGAAGAATTGTCTTACATCAGCGCGGGACTAGATAGAGATGCGGTATTGCAAGCCATCTGGTTAGAAATAGCCAAAGACACAGACAACTTACTGGTCGCTGTTAACATGGAACCCACTTTAGCAGCCAACCCATCTCAACAGTGATTTTCTTACCAGAAGCGATTGTCCACAGGGTACTGTCCCAAAGAGGCGATCGCTATCTTTAAAATGAGGTTGAACCTCTGTGTGCCCCCACACCCTAATAAAAGGCGGCGTTGGGGGATATCACCTATTCAATCTCAAAAAATTCTCATGCACAATCCTCGCCAGTTGGCCTTTCAAGCGCTCATCGATATCCAACGGCGGGGCACTTTCACCGATATTGCCCTGGATCGGGTGTTGCGAGATACGTCATTAAGTAGTGCGGATCGAGGTTTAGCTACAGAGCTAGTTTATGGAAGTGTCCGACGACAGCGCACCCTTGACAGCTTAATCGATCAACTCGGTAAGAAAAAAGCCCACCAGCAGCCTCCAGAGCTCCGTACAATCCTCCATATTGGCTTATACCAGTTACGGTATCAAAAGCACATTCCCGCCCGTGCAGCGGTCAATACAACCGTTGAGCTTGCTAAAGAAAATGGATTTAAAGGACTGGCGGGTGTCGTCAATGGGTTGTTGCGGCAATATGAGCGTTTAGCAACAGCCTCTACCGTCTCCAATCCCTCAATCAGCCCAGAACCACAAAATCCCCAATCCAATGACCCCTTACAATTACCCACGGAACCCGTAGAACGATTGGGGGTGTCGCACAGCTTTCCTGACTGGATGATTCAGATGTGGCAGGAACAGTTGGGATTAGATGAGACTGAACAACTGTGTGCCTGGTTGAACCAAACGCCCACCATTGACCTTCGAGTCAATCCCATGCGGGTATCCATTGAGGAGGTTGAGGTAGCGATGCAATCGACGGGAGTTGAGGTTCGGCGTATTCCCCAACTCCCCCAAGCGTTACGAGTCATGGGGGGCGCAGGTAACATTCAACAGTTACCTGGATTCCGTGAGGGATGGTGGACTGTTCAAGATAGTAGCGCTCAGTTGGTGAGTCATCTTCTGAACCCTCAAGCGGGTGAAGTGGTGATTGATGCCTGCGCGGCACCTGGGGGTAAGACCACCCATATCGCAGAACTAATGGGCGATCAAGGAACAATTTGGGCGTGCGATCGCGCCGCCTCTCGCCTGAAAAAGCTGCAAGAAAACACTCAACGTTTGCAATTACAGTCCATTCAAATCTGTACAGGCGACAGCCGCCACTTTTCCCAATTCACTGATTCGGCTAATCGCGTTTTACTCGATGCCCCTTGTTCGGGGTTAGGTACACTACACCGCCGCCCTGATATTCGCTGGCGCGTCACACCCGCTACCGTACAGGAACTTTCGGTTCTGCAAGGAGAACTTTTAGAACAAGCCGCGACTTGGGTTAAGCCTGAGGGCATCTTAGTTTATGCCACCTGTACTTTACATCCCCTGGAAAACGAAGGAGTGATTCAATCCTTTCTAGAGCGTCATTCTGAATGGCAAATTAGACCACCCGCACCTGATTCAGCACTGGCAGCCTTCTCAACACCTCAAGGCTGGCTTAAAGTGTGGCCTCACCGATACCAGATGGATGGGTTCTTTATGGTGCAGCTTGCACATTGTCCATGAGAAGAGAAGCATCGTATTTCTGGAAAAATCGGCCAAAGAGAAGGGGAGATAAAAAAAATGTATAGGGCAG of the Allocoleopsis franciscana PCC 7113 genome contains:
- a CDS encoding 16S rRNA (cytosine(967)-C(5))-methyltransferase: MHNPRQLAFQALIDIQRRGTFTDIALDRVLRDTSLSSADRGLATELVYGSVRRQRTLDSLIDQLGKKKAHQQPPELRTILHIGLYQLRYQKHIPARAAVNTTVELAKENGFKGLAGVVNGLLRQYERLATASTVSNPSISPEPQNPQSNDPLQLPTEPVERLGVSHSFPDWMIQMWQEQLGLDETEQLCAWLNQTPTIDLRVNPMRVSIEEVEVAMQSTGVEVRRIPQLPQALRVMGGAGNIQQLPGFREGWWTVQDSSAQLVSHLLNPQAGEVVIDACAAPGGKTTHIAELMGDQGTIWACDRAASRLKKLQENTQRLQLQSIQICTGDSRHFSQFTDSANRVLLDAPCSGLGTLHRRPDIRWRVTPATVQELSVLQGELLEQAATWVKPEGILVYATCTLHPLENEGVIQSFLERHSEWQIRPPAPDSALAAFSTPQGWLKVWPHRYQMDGFFMVQLAHCP